The following proteins are encoded in a genomic region of Pangasianodon hypophthalmus isolate fPanHyp1 chromosome 26, fPanHyp1.pri, whole genome shotgun sequence:
- the cracdlb gene encoding CRACD-like protein translates to MESTQGEVSGNTEDVTGRKKSRFKFLKVRLFGRLKKKDTEGRMKQSQSAGDVTAQDGGRGGDDSEDDCHYPEGTLGSRALSHDSIFLADQVQSSQPTRVLSQENVHSKIKALQLKLQQQNMRLAPPMLIPGKRMEDSGTTSEDDGLPRSPPEMSFQEVAMQRGASKYPEAKKHLSWLSLAGTGSEEEEQGGFSQPSSRPLSPVPQLSPEESPSAGVDFTSPAQYVPILDNSAARHRMSIKPRNQRASTRGKKTPNLYRPQSSSMNSLNQSFSEKEETEQSVTPMELMHHYSYTSEDSTQAEEPVSPSSSVHVQEEPEKVIPMDCSPCSPLNNNATEPFQNEDRTNTTLSVYSDEITAQHASNNTREPLAKEFSNNNQYTNKINVNEKHQASTSLIPLSICPVDIESDYNVIKERTDDSLAACSTDQMESLKITIDVDVSKPTETISRPHPVPAPRTKKPTLSSLNTGTPKVSSAKPTEAEKETAPSSGLAESSREDDKPLRPSSFRFNIASAKYRSKSSDEIVAKQDDESSGNTQKGQAYNQNPVVQMEKVENSKSTEVCRNTPDKRSSLRREAIGQNVSKTGVGDNPEKSEACLQSTEYLKSEKLKAEESEDRRGLFGVKLRSTSLSLKYRSELPKLEAEMKRHSLEGYHNLAVKEPVSSDTEAVGNDRKANVLTNPAPRSLDSQQDPILDKGSETDSRPEPARRSLPREKTRVHQSFSTKPSTQPAPPPSLFTSQSSSTQQLSKPSLQPRPHLPPTSKPQPVNQSSQQIAPKTAPRAMERWTMSNQREEKSSVSQSTHRDELLDSKGQSKHGVRSNTQTEPDQQPPSDKAQPTWMELAKRKSLAWSDKTLDSMNF, encoded by the exons ATGGAGTCCACCCAAGGAGAAGTGAGTGGAAACACAGAGGATGTCACAG GGAGGAAGAAGTCAAGGTTCAAGTTCCTCAAAGTCCGTCTTTTTGGGCGTCTGAAGAAAAAGGATACGGAAGGACGGATGAAGCAGAGCCAGTCTGCTGGTGATGTTACTGCACAGGACGGTGGGAGAGGTGGGGATGACTCAGAGGATGACTGTCA CTATCCAGAGGGGACATTAGGCTCCAGAGCATTGTCTCATGACAGTATCTTCCTGGCTGATCAGGTTCAGTCCTCACAGCCAACGCGGGTCCTCTCACAGGAGAATGTTCACAGCAAGATTAAAGCTCTGCAG TTGAAGCTACAGCAACAGAACATGCGACTGGCTCCTCCAATGTTGATTCCTGGAAAGCGAATGGAAGACTCCGGAACAACTTCTGAGGATGATGGCTTACCTCGTAGTCCTCCTGAAATGTCCTTCCAAGAGGTAGCCATGCAAAGAGGAGCCTCTAAG TATCCTGAGGCTAAAAAACATCTCAGCTGGTTAAGTTTAGCAGGAACAGGcagtgaagaagaagagcag GGTGGTTTCTCACAACCCTCATCAAGACCCCTTTCTCCAGTCCCCCAACTGTCACCAGAAGAATCACCCTCTGCTGGTGTGGATTTCACAAGCCCCGCCCAGTATGTCCCCATCTTAGACAATTCGGCCGCTCGTCATCGCATGTCCATCAAGCCCAGGAATCAACGAGCTAGCaccagagggaaaaaaacacct AATCTGTACCGTCCTCAGTCCAGCAGCATGAACAGTCTGAATCAGTCATTTTCAGAGAAGGAAGAGACAGAGCAAAGTGTCACACCTATGGAGCTCATGCACCATTACTCCTACACTTCTGAAGATTCAACCCAAGCTGAGGAACCTGTATCACCTTCTTCCAGTGTACACGTACAGGAAGAACCAGAGAAAGTGATACCAATGGATTGCAGCCCATGTAGTCCATTAAACAACAACGCTACAGAACCGTTCCAAAATGAAGACAGAACCAACACCACTTTATCGGTGTACTCTGATGAGATTACAGCCCAGCATGCCTCAAACAACACCAGAGAACCCCTGGCAAAAGAATTTTCAAATAATAACCAATACACAAATAAgattaatgttaatgaaaagCATCAGGCCAGTACTTCTTTAATACCTCTGTCCATTTGTCCAGTGGATATAGAAAgtgattataatgttataaaagaAAGAACTGATGATAGCTTGGCTGCATGTAGCACAGATCAAATGGAGTCATTGAAAATAACCATTGATGTGGATGTTTCTAAACCAACAGAAACTATAAGTAGGCCCCATCCTGTTCCTGCACCACGGACCAAAAAGCCAACCTTGTCAAGCTTAAATACCGGCACTCCTAAAGTATCAAGTGCAAAACCTACTGAGGCCGAAAAGGAGACAGCACCATCTTCAGGCCTGGCTGAATCATCAAGAGAAGATGATAAACCACTAAGACCCAGCTCATTTCGCTTTAACATTGCGTCTGCAAAATATCGCTCCAAATCAAGTGATGAGATTGTGGCTAAGCAGGATGACGAAAGCTCTGGTAATACACAGAAGGGCCAAGCCTACAACCAGAACCCGGTAGTACAAATGGAAAAAGTGGAAAACTCAAAATCCACTGAGGTTTGCAGAAATACTCCAGATAAAAGAAGCAGTTTGAGGAGGGAAGCAATAGGCCAAAATGTCTCCAAGACAGGAGTAGGTGACAATCCTGAAAAGTCTGAAGCATGTTTACAAAGCACAGAATACctaaaaagtgaaaaactgaAAGCTGAGGAGTCCGAGGACAGAAGAGGTCTTTTTGGGGTTAAGCTGCGAAGCACGTCTCTGTCTCTAAAGTATCGCTCTGAGCTGCCCAAATTAGAGGCTGAAATGAAGCGACATAGTCTGGAAGGCTATCATAATCTAGCAGTAAAGGAACCAGTTTCCAGTGACACGGAAGCAGTTGGTAATGACAGAAAAGCAAATGTTCTGACAAATCCTGCACCACGGAGCTTGGATTCACAACAGGATCCAATTTTAGACAAAG GCAGTGAAACAGACAGCAGACCTGAACCAGCACGGAGGAGTCTTCCCCGAGAAAAGACTAGAGTCCACCAGTCCTTCTCCACTAAACCATCTACTCAGCCAGCTCCACCACCTTCTTTATTTACGTCTCAATCCTCCTCCACTCAACAACTTTCAAAACCATCCCTGCAGCCTAGACCTCACTTACCACCAACCAGCAAACCCCAACCAGTTAACCAATCATCACAGCAAATTGCACCCAAAACAGCTCCAAGGGCAATGGAAAGATGGACCATGTCCaatcagagagaagaaaagagttCTGTGAGCCAGTCTACACACAGAGATGAATTATTGGATTCTAAG GGACAATCAAAACATGGAGTCAGAAGTAACACCCAAACAGAGCCTGATCAGCAGCCTCCATCAGACAAAGCTCAGCCGACTTGGATGGAACTTGCCAAGAGAAAGTCTCTCGCCTGGAGCGACAAGACCTTAGATTCTAtgaatttttaa
- the tsga10 gene encoding testis-specific gene 10 protein, protein MAELANKGKEKADEEALKQGLRAEESQQGELKDYKPTQLQKHSTTEQSAAENIDQKITSQNHTVIIPSPTKENVRTESPQLDEDDQQSQLSSEADQKQDLQTLLKQLQSERSDLLTQVEHLCLTESGQVTDNTGTRGSSRNSSVHSLEEAERMKSALKSRRSTSPIRQPPVKGGTYDSELMRVLRERDEMQSMLDKYERHLSEIQANVRVLTAERDKTRMHYHQAQEEIAELRREVLRIKASQGSKHSVTAQTILKRLEAERDEAMSDLHRMSTERDSLRERLKISQETAISERAHLEQRVEDLQNALLTLEQERAEYKSRQAQMREAMMDLEEQVNTLGKKLATSEGELSCLKNECSMLRLSNTQTENTLSETQKRLINRIGDLQRVQNKNKQLDERNESLLKEVSVLKGELSVLQNTVSELNQHRDTLQEQLERKNNLLCSTNKELDDKENSIYKMNLQMEDLEASLEAAKETVSSRDRELDVMRRKLLDSEDELNAVLKLKDATLRDNTQLRDELDRVRLDNKALQFKVDEAAREIEVLERKVQNYVSDISSIEDLLSSKERQCKELQECRMELRTSGSEKRRLKERIESLESSLQEALSAEQSCSAELKQLKSTLEKQEEELRQMQSKHLYTHHDLEKTRDLCVKLDSGKEAVQQELESCRSELELLRKQLAKEREKELHRQLSSQERLVEIQLLRDKLTVADSKASTQSREMAQLKTRSALLEADLEATRRQLNTEREERERAVKELRRLGFSSPLCSPIFSSTLRTPPSPVHHSLSPQRSYSPERSHHATPDHLPLRRSPDRSVTFRDQYD, encoded by the exons ATGGCTGAATTGGCTAACAAAGGCAAAGAAAAG GCTGATGAAGAGGCATTAAAGCAGGGGCTGAGAGCAGAGGAAAGTCAGCAGGGGGAGCTGAAAGACTACAAACCAACACAACTGCAGAAACACAGCACGACTGAGCAG AGTGCTGCTGAGAATATAGACCAGAAGATCACGTCACAGAACCACACTGTCATCATCCCTTCTCCC ACCAAGGAGAACGTAAGAACCGAGTCTCCACAGCTGGATGAAGATGACCAGCAGAGCCAGCTGAGCTCCGAGGCAGACCAGAAGCAGGATCTCCAGACTCTGCTCAAGCAGCTGCAGAGTGAACGGAGTGATCTGCTCACACAGGTGGAGCATCTGTGTCTCACAG AAAGCGGGCAGGTTACAGACAACACAGGGACACGTGGCTCTTCTCGTAACAGTTCTGTGCACAGTTTAGAGGAAGCTGAAAGAATGAAGAGCGCACTGAAGTCCCGGAGATCAACTAGCCCTATTCGGCAGCCCCCTGTGAAG GGAGGCACATATGACTCAGAGCTGATGAGAGtgctgagagagagggacgagATGCAGAGTATGCTGGATAAGTACGAGCGCCACCTGTCTGAGATCCAAGCCAACGTTCGGGTGCTTACAGCCGAGCGGGACAAGACCAGAATGCACTATCACCAG GCCCAGGAAGAGATAGCAGAACTCCGACGTGAGGTGTTGAGAATAAAGGCATCTCAGGGATCCAAACACAGCGTGACAGCTCAGACTATCCTGAAACGCCtggaggcagagagagatgaggCGATGTCCGACCTTCACCGCatgagcacagagagagacagcctgagagagagactcaaG ATCTCTCAGGAGACAGCGATTAGTGAGAGAGCTCACTTGGAGCAGAGGGTGGAGGACCTACAGAATGCCTTACTGACT CTGGAGCAGGAGCGAGCTGAGTACAAGAGCAGACAGGCGCAGATGAGGGAGGCCATGATGGATCTGGAGGAGCAGGTGAACACGCTGGGCAAAAAGCTTGCTACTTCTGAAGGTGAACTCAGCTGCCTCAAGAATGAATGCAGCATGCTCAG GCTTTCTAACACTCAAACAGAGAATACTCTGAGTGAGACTCAGAAGCGGCTGATTAACAGGATTGGAGATCTGCAGCGAGTGCAGAATAAGAATAAACAGCTGGATGAAAGGAACG agTCTTTGCTGAAGGAGGTATCTGTTCTCAAAGGGGAGCTGAGTGTGCTGCAAAATACTGTTTCTGAACTGAACCAGCACAGAGATACTCTACAGGAACAGCTGGAGAGAAAGAATAACCTGCTCTGCTCCACTAACAAAGAGCTGGATGACAAG GAAAACTCCATCTACAAGATGAACCTACAGATGGAAGATCTGGAAGCCTCTCTAGA AGCTGCGAAGGAGACAGTAAGCAGCAGAGATCGAGAGCTGGACGTGATGAGGAGAAAGCTGTTGGACTCAGAAGATGAGCTGAATGCTGTACTGAAGCTCAAAGATGCTACGCTGAGAGATAACACACAGCTCCGAGACGAGCTGGACCGAGTGCGTCTAGACAACAAG gctTTGCAGTTCAAAGTAGATGAGGCCGCTCGTGAGATTGAGGTTTTGGAGAGGAAAGTGCAAAACTATGTGTCTGACATCTCCAGTATCGAAGACCTACTGTCCTCCAAG GAACGACAGTGTAAAGAGCTGCAGGAGTGTCGGATGGAGCTGAGAACCTCAGGTTCAGAGAAACGCAGACTCAAAGAGAGAATAGAAAGTCTGGAGAGCAGTCTGCAAGAG GCTCTCAGTGCTGAGCAGAGCTGCAGTGCTGAGCTCAAACAGCTGAAGTCCACACTGGAGAAGCAGGAGGAAGAGCTGCGGCAGATGCAGAGCAAGcacttatacacacaccacGACTTGGAGAAGACCCGCGACCTCTGCGTCAAACTGGACTCTGGCAAAGAAGCG GTCCAGCAGGAGCTGGAGTCGTGTCGTTCTGAGCTGGAGCTCCTGAGGAAGCAGCTAGcgaaagagcgagagaaagaatTACACAGACAGCTCAGCTCTCAGGAGAGGCTTGTCGAGATCCAGCTCCTCAGGGACAAACTCACTGTAGCTGACAGCAAGGC GAGCACTCAGAGCAGAGAAATGGCTCAGTTAAAGACTCGGTCAGCACTGTTAGAGGCTGATCTCGAGGCCACCCGGAGGCAGCTGAACACAGAGCGTGAAGAAAG GGAACGAGCAGTGAAGGAGCTGCGCAGACTTGGATTCTCCTCACCCCTTTGCTCTCCGATCTTCTCCTCCACGCTGCGCACTCCTCCCTCCCCTGTCCATCACTCCCTCAGCCCTCAAAGATCCTATTCACCTGAGCGTTCACATCACGCCACTCCTGACCACCTGCCACTGAGACGCTCACCTGACAG GAGTGTGACGTTCAGAGACCAGTATGACTAA